A region of Ornithorhynchus anatinus isolate Pmale09 chromosome 5, mOrnAna1.pri.v4, whole genome shotgun sequence DNA encodes the following proteins:
- the LOC100089037 gene encoding cytochrome c oxidase subunit 6B1 has protein sequence MAEDIKTKIANYRTAPFDSRFPNQNQTRNCWQNYLDFHRCEKAMNAKGGDVSICQWYRRVYKSLCPISWVNTWDERREDGTFPGKI, from the exons ATGGCCGAGGACATCAAGACCAAGATCGCCAACTACCGCACGGCGCCCTTCGACAGCCGCTTCCCTAACCAGAACCAGACCCGCAACTGCTGGCAGAATTACCTGG aTTTCCACCGCTGCGAGAAGGCCATGAACGCCAAGGGCGGGGACGTCTCCATCTGCCAGTGGTATCGGCGCGTCTACAAGTCTCTGTGTCCCATCTCCTGG GTGAACACCTGGGACGAACGCAGAGAAGATGGCACATTCCCCGGGAAGATCTAA
- the PRODH2 gene encoding hydroxyproline dehydrogenase isoform X2 — protein MLRASQALRARAPSPSGGPSPGVPSPTLRFDGEVFRLKGTGELVRALMVLRLCAWPPLVTHSLEVLSWCRRLLGSRLSGAVLRASVYGQFVAGETAEEVQSSVRRLQALGLRPLLAVPTEEEPGTERGGEGWYEGNLSAMLSCVDLSSPPADPAAPSPALMQLKVTALTSTRLCKELTALLGAPGGTRELSPDSLAAIMESGQDPHISSLSSQQNQHLGASLRRFHRVAQHARARGVRLLVDAEYTSLNPALSLLVSALALRWNRPEEADRHGAAWVWDTYQAYLQDTPERLGRAAEAAERRGLAFGVKLVRGAYLEKERELARRAGTPDPTQPDYEATSRRMAELGIRPDGPVCFGQLLGMCDQVSLALGQAGYAVYKSIPYGPLDEVLPYLSRRAQENRAVLHGARRERQLLRRELWRRMTRRP, from the exons ATGCTGCGGGCGAGTCAGGCGCTGCGGGCCCGGGCGCCCTCCCCTTCGGGGGGTCCCAGCCCGGGGGTCCCCAGCCCAACGCTGCGGTTTGATGGGGAAGTCTTCCGTTTGAAGGGAACAGGGGAGCTGGTCCGGGCCTTGATGGTGCTGCGGCTTTGTGCCTGGCCTCCCCTGGTGACCCACAGCCTGGAG gtCCTGTCCTGGTGCCGCCGCCTCCTCGGGTCTCGGCTGTCCGGGGCGGTGCTCCGGGCCTCTGTGTACGGTCAGTTTGTGGCCGGAGAGACGGCCGAGGAGGTGCAGAGTTCCGTGCGGCGGCTGCAAGCTCTGGGACTGCGACCGCTGTTGGCCGTGCCCACCGAAGAGGAGCCGGGGACGGAGCGGGGCGG CGAGGGCTGGTACGAGGGAAACCTGTCTGCCATGCTGAGCTGCGTGGACCTGTCCAGCCCCCCTGCGGACCCTGCCGCCCCCAGCCCGGCGCTCATGCAGCTCAAGGTGACGGCTCTGACCAGCACCCGCCTCTGT AAGGAGCTCACTGCGCTGTTGGGAGCGCCAGGGGGTACGAGAGAGCTGAGCCCCGACAGCCTGGCCGCCATCATGGAGAGTGGCCAG GACCCCCACATATCCAGCCTGAGTTCTCAGCAGAATCAGCACCTCGGAGCCTCCCTGAGACGGTTCCATCGGGTCGCCCAG CACGCCCGGGCGCGGGGGGTGCGGCTGCTGGTGGACGCCGAGTACACGTCCCTGAACCCCGCGCTCTCCCTGCTGGTGTCCGCCCTGGCCCTGCGCTGGAACCGGCCTGAAGAGGCTGACCGACACGGGGCCGCCTGGGTGTGGGACACCTACCAGGCTTACCTCCAG gacACTCCCGAGCGCCTGGGCCGGGCGGCCGAGGCGGCGGAGCGGCGGGGCTTGGCCTTCGGGGTCAAGCTGGTGCGAGGCGCTTACCTGGAGAAGGAGCGGGAGCTGGCGAGGAGGGCGGGGACTCCGGACCCCACTCAGCCTGACTACGAGGCTACGAGCCGCAG gatggcagagctggggatccGGCCGGACGGACCGGTCTGCTTCGGCCAGCTGCTGGGGATGTGCGACCAGGTGTCCCTGGCCTTGG GGCAGGCGGGCTACGCCGTGTACAAGTCGATTCCGTACGGCCCCCTGGACGAGGTGCTGCCCTACCTGAGCCGGCGGGCCCAGGAGAACCGCGCCGTGCTGCACGGGGCGCGCCGGGAGCGGCAGCTCCTGCGCCGGGAGCTGTGGCGGCGGATGACCAGGCGGCCCTga
- the PRODH2 gene encoding hydroxyproline dehydrogenase isoform X1, which translates to MLRASQALRARAPSPSGGPSPGVPSPTLRFDGEVFRLKGTGELVRALMVLRLCAWPPLVTHSLEVLSWCRRLLGSRLSGAVLRASVYGQFVAGETAEEVQSSVRRLQALGLRPLLAVPTEEEPGTERGGEGWYEGNLSAMLSCVDLSSPPADPAAPSPALMQLKVTALTSTRLCKELTALLGAPGGTRELSPDSLAAIMESGQDPHISSLSSQQNQHLGASLRRFHRVAQHARARGVRLLVDAEYTSLNPALSLLVSALALRWNRPEEADRHGAAWVWDTYQAYLQDTPERLGRAAEAAERRGLAFGVKLVRGAYLEKERELARRAGTPDPTQPDYEATSRSYSRCLELMLGQVSRRGPQCRLMVASHNEQSVSQAARRMAELGIRPDGPVCFGQLLGMCDQVSLALGQAGYAVYKSIPYGPLDEVLPYLSRRAQENRAVLHGARRERQLLRRELWRRMTRRP; encoded by the exons ATGCTGCGGGCGAGTCAGGCGCTGCGGGCCCGGGCGCCCTCCCCTTCGGGGGGTCCCAGCCCGGGGGTCCCCAGCCCAACGCTGCGGTTTGATGGGGAAGTCTTCCGTTTGAAGGGAACAGGGGAGCTGGTCCGGGCCTTGATGGTGCTGCGGCTTTGTGCCTGGCCTCCCCTGGTGACCCACAGCCTGGAG gtCCTGTCCTGGTGCCGCCGCCTCCTCGGGTCTCGGCTGTCCGGGGCGGTGCTCCGGGCCTCTGTGTACGGTCAGTTTGTGGCCGGAGAGACGGCCGAGGAGGTGCAGAGTTCCGTGCGGCGGCTGCAAGCTCTGGGACTGCGACCGCTGTTGGCCGTGCCCACCGAAGAGGAGCCGGGGACGGAGCGGGGCGG CGAGGGCTGGTACGAGGGAAACCTGTCTGCCATGCTGAGCTGCGTGGACCTGTCCAGCCCCCCTGCGGACCCTGCCGCCCCCAGCCCGGCGCTCATGCAGCTCAAGGTGACGGCTCTGACCAGCACCCGCCTCTGT AAGGAGCTCACTGCGCTGTTGGGAGCGCCAGGGGGTACGAGAGAGCTGAGCCCCGACAGCCTGGCCGCCATCATGGAGAGTGGCCAG GACCCCCACATATCCAGCCTGAGTTCTCAGCAGAATCAGCACCTCGGAGCCTCCCTGAGACGGTTCCATCGGGTCGCCCAG CACGCCCGGGCGCGGGGGGTGCGGCTGCTGGTGGACGCCGAGTACACGTCCCTGAACCCCGCGCTCTCCCTGCTGGTGTCCGCCCTGGCCCTGCGCTGGAACCGGCCTGAAGAGGCTGACCGACACGGGGCCGCCTGGGTGTGGGACACCTACCAGGCTTACCTCCAG gacACTCCCGAGCGCCTGGGCCGGGCGGCCGAGGCGGCGGAGCGGCGGGGCTTGGCCTTCGGGGTCAAGCTGGTGCGAGGCGCTTACCTGGAGAAGGAGCGGGAGCTGGCGAGGAGGGCGGGGACTCCGGACCCCACTCAGCCTGACTACGAGGCTACGAGCCGCAG CTACAGCCGCTGCCTGGAGCTGATGCTGGGGCAGGTGTCGCGGCGGGGCCCTCAGTGCCGGCTCATGGTGGCCTCCCACAACGAGCAGTCCGTGAGCCAGGCCGCCCGCCG gatggcagagctggggatccGGCCGGACGGACCGGTCTGCTTCGGCCAGCTGCTGGGGATGTGCGACCAGGTGTCCCTGGCCTTGG GGCAGGCGGGCTACGCCGTGTACAAGTCGATTCCGTACGGCCCCCTGGACGAGGTGCTGCCCTACCTGAGCCGGCGGGCCCAGGAGAACCGCGCCGTGCTGCACGGGGCGCGCCGGGAGCGGCAGCTCCTGCGCCGGGAGCTGTGGCGGCGGATGACCAGGCGGCCCTga
- the PRODH2 gene encoding hydroxyproline dehydrogenase isoform X3 codes for MLRASQALRARAPSPSGGPSPGVPSPTLRFDGEVFRLKGTGELVRALMVLRLCAWPPLVTHSLEVLSWCRRLLGSRLSGAVLRASVYGQFVAGETAEEVQSSVRRLQALGLRPLLAVPTEEEPGTERGGEGWYEGNLSAMLSCVDLSSPPADPAAPSPALMQLKVTALTSTRLCKELTALLGAPGGTRELSPDSLAAIMESGQDPHISSLSSQQNQHLGASLRRFHRVAQDTPERLGRAAEAAERRGLAFGVKLVRGAYLEKERELARRAGTPDPTQPDYEATSRSYSRCLELMLGQVSRRGPQCRLMVASHNEQSVSQAARRMAELGIRPDGPVCFGQLLGMCDQVSLALGQAGYAVYKSIPYGPLDEVLPYLSRRAQENRAVLHGARRERQLLRRELWRRMTRRP; via the exons ATGCTGCGGGCGAGTCAGGCGCTGCGGGCCCGGGCGCCCTCCCCTTCGGGGGGTCCCAGCCCGGGGGTCCCCAGCCCAACGCTGCGGTTTGATGGGGAAGTCTTCCGTTTGAAGGGAACAGGGGAGCTGGTCCGGGCCTTGATGGTGCTGCGGCTTTGTGCCTGGCCTCCCCTGGTGACCCACAGCCTGGAG gtCCTGTCCTGGTGCCGCCGCCTCCTCGGGTCTCGGCTGTCCGGGGCGGTGCTCCGGGCCTCTGTGTACGGTCAGTTTGTGGCCGGAGAGACGGCCGAGGAGGTGCAGAGTTCCGTGCGGCGGCTGCAAGCTCTGGGACTGCGACCGCTGTTGGCCGTGCCCACCGAAGAGGAGCCGGGGACGGAGCGGGGCGG CGAGGGCTGGTACGAGGGAAACCTGTCTGCCATGCTGAGCTGCGTGGACCTGTCCAGCCCCCCTGCGGACCCTGCCGCCCCCAGCCCGGCGCTCATGCAGCTCAAGGTGACGGCTCTGACCAGCACCCGCCTCTGT AAGGAGCTCACTGCGCTGTTGGGAGCGCCAGGGGGTACGAGAGAGCTGAGCCCCGACAGCCTGGCCGCCATCATGGAGAGTGGCCAG GACCCCCACATATCCAGCCTGAGTTCTCAGCAGAATCAGCACCTCGGAGCCTCCCTGAGACGGTTCCATCGGGTCGCCCAG gacACTCCCGAGCGCCTGGGCCGGGCGGCCGAGGCGGCGGAGCGGCGGGGCTTGGCCTTCGGGGTCAAGCTGGTGCGAGGCGCTTACCTGGAGAAGGAGCGGGAGCTGGCGAGGAGGGCGGGGACTCCGGACCCCACTCAGCCTGACTACGAGGCTACGAGCCGCAG CTACAGCCGCTGCCTGGAGCTGATGCTGGGGCAGGTGTCGCGGCGGGGCCCTCAGTGCCGGCTCATGGTGGCCTCCCACAACGAGCAGTCCGTGAGCCAGGCCGCCCGCCG gatggcagagctggggatccGGCCGGACGGACCGGTCTGCTTCGGCCAGCTGCTGGGGATGTGCGACCAGGTGTCCCTGGCCTTGG GGCAGGCGGGCTACGCCGTGTACAAGTCGATTCCGTACGGCCCCCTGGACGAGGTGCTGCCCTACCTGAGCCGGCGGGCCCAGGAGAACCGCGCCGTGCTGCACGGGGCGCGCCGGGAGCGGCAGCTCCTGCGCCGGGAGCTGTGGCGGCGGATGACCAGGCGGCCCTga